Proteins encoded in a region of the Globicephala melas chromosome 1, mGloMel1.2, whole genome shotgun sequence genome:
- the LOC115850186 gene encoding heterogeneous nuclear ribonucleoprotein A1-like: MASRKAISSVATKNNQEIRSVDLLSARGRHRVSIVDVSPASTAVVSKSESPKEPEQLRKLCVGGLSFETTDDSLKSHCEQRGALTDCVVTRDPSTGRSRGFGVVTYATVEEVDAAMKARPHEVDGRVGEPKRAVSREDSQRPGAHLTVKKTFVGGIKGDTEEHHLRDYFEQYGKTEVIEITTDRGSGIAFVTFDDHDSVDKIVIQKYHTVNGHNCEVRKALSQQETASASSSQRSPSGSGNFGGGRGGGFGGNDSFDHGGNFSGRAGFGGSRSGGGYGGSGDGYNGFSNNGSNFGGGGSYNDFGSYSNQSSNFGGNFGGRSSGPCGGGGQYFAKPPNQGGCGGSSSSSSCGSGRRF, from the coding sequence ATGGCATCTAGAAAAGCAATTTCCTCTGTGGCCACTAAGAATAATCAGGAGATACGTTCGGTAGATCTCCTTTCTGCCCGTGGACGCCACCGAGTAAGCATCGTCGACGTCTCCCCCGCCTCCACTGCCGTCGTGTCTAAGTCAGAGTCACCCAAAGAGCCCGAACAGCTGCGGAAGCTCTGCGTCGGAGGTTTGAGCTTTGAAACAACCGATGACAGTCTGAAGAGCCATTGTGAGCAGCGGGGAGCGCTCACAGATTGTGTGGTAACGAGGGATCCAAGCACCGGGCGCTCCAGAGGCTTCGGGGTCGTCACGTATGCCACTGTGGAGGAGGTGGATGCGGCCATGAAGGCAAGGCCACACGAGGTGGATGGAAGAGTTGGGGAACCAAAGAGGGCCGTCTCAAGAGAAGATTCTCAAAGACCTGGTGCCCACTTAACTGTGAAAAAGACTTTTGTTGGTGGCATTAAAGGAGACACTGAAGAACATCACCTAAGAGATTATTTTGAACAGTATGGGAAAACTGAAGTGATTGAAATCACGACTGATCGAGGCAGTGGCATTGCGTTCGTAACCTTTGATGACCATGACTCTGTAGACAAGATTGTCATTCAGAAATACCACACTGTGAATGGCCACAACTGTGAAGTAAGGAAAGCCCTATCTCAGCAAGAGACGGCTAGTGCCTCATCCAGCCAAAGAAGTCCAAGTGGTTCTGGAAACTTTGGTGGTGGTCGTGGAGGGGGTTTTGGTGGGAATGACAGCTTTGATCATGGAGGAAACTTCAGTGGTCGAGCTGGCTTTGGTGGCAGCCGCAGTGGTGGTGGAtatggtggcagtggggatggctaTAATGGATTTAGTAACAATGGAAGCAATTTTGGAGGTGGTGGAAGCTACAATGATTTTGGCAGTTACAGCAATCAATCTTCAAATTTTGGAGGAAACTTTGGAGGCAGAAGTTCTGGCCCCTGTGGTGGTGGAGGCCAATACTTTGCCAAACCCCCAAACCAAGGTGGCTGTGGTGgttccagcagcagcagtagctgtgGCAGTGGCAGAAGGTTTTGA